From Cecembia calidifontis, one genomic window encodes:
- a CDS encoding 4'-phosphopantetheinyl transferase family protein: protein MTASQWKKGMPEKSIPQKRVDIWRGPLSLSEKQRMEFLETLSREEKEKAFRFHFEKDSTAFIAARGMLRHLLSHYLGEKPESLQFGYNSFGKPFLMSPSHGEPLHFNLSHAGNLGLFAFSSEQELGIDVELIREDFSIDSIVEHYFCPPEIKAIQNSDPSAAFSLFFKFWTRKEAINKAMGKGLSFPLEKCNVSHIQGFDFSPVSLPDAEEKDPVWYVRDLSPEGNYAAALSLQYPEIEISFWDFPL, encoded by the coding sequence ATGACTGCTTCACAATGGAAAAAAGGAATGCCTGAAAAATCTATCCCCCAAAAGAGGGTGGACATTTGGCGAGGTCCTTTGTCACTAAGCGAAAAGCAAAGAATGGAGTTTTTGGAAACTCTTTCCCGGGAAGAGAAAGAAAAAGCTTTCCGCTTCCATTTTGAAAAGGACAGCACAGCTTTTATCGCTGCAAGAGGCATGTTGCGTCACTTACTTTCCCATTACCTGGGTGAAAAACCCGAATCTTTACAATTCGGATATAATTCATTTGGGAAACCTTTTTTGATGAGTCCTTCCCATGGTGAACCACTCCATTTTAACCTCTCCCATGCGGGAAATCTTGGTCTTTTTGCTTTTTCATCTGAGCAGGAATTAGGCATAGATGTAGAACTGATCCGGGAAGATTTTTCTATTGACTCAATAGTGGAACACTACTTTTGCCCTCCTGAAATTAAAGCCATTCAAAATTCTGATCCATCCGCTGCATTCAGTCTATTTTTCAAGTTTTGGACTAGAAAAGAAGCTATCAATAAAGCCATGGGCAAAGGATTATCCTTCCCTTTGGAAAAATGCAATGTTTCCCATATTCAAGGTTTTGATTTTTCCCCGGTTTCCCTTCCAGATGCTGAAGAAAAGGATCCTGTCTGGTACGTCAGGGATCTTTCCCCTGAAGGAAACTATGCTGCTGCTCTGTCGCTACAATATCCAGAGATAGAAATTTCATTTTGGGATTTCCCCTTATGA
- a CDS encoding sodium:solute symporter family protein, translating into MHISLIDWAIILAFFLISMLIGVLTSRKAGSSAKEFFLSGRNMPWWLLGVSMVATTFSADTPNLVTDIVRKDGVSGNWVWWAFLLTGMLTVFVYAKLWRRSEVTTDLEFYELRYGGKPAAFLRAFRAIYLGVFFNVVIMATVSLAAIKIGGVMLGLAPWETLLLASLVTVIYSSLGGLKGVLLTDFFQFFIAMAGAIGAAIYVLDMPEIGSLDNLLSHPNVADKLNLFPDFNDWNLVIPLLIMPLAIQWWATWYPGAEPGGGGYIAQRMLSAKDEKNAIGATLFFNIAHYAMRPWPWIIIALSSLIIFPQVSDMQEAFPHIPVDKLGNDLAYSAMLTFLPTGLIGIVLASLIAAVMSTLSTHLNWGSSYVVNDFYLRFLRPEASDKELVAVGRISTVLLMVLAAVLALALSSALEAFKILLQIGAGTGLIFILRWFWWRINAYTEIAAMIISFMVAIFFESINPRMGIIEIPEHQDYLKLLYGVGITTIGWVLVTLFTQPEKDEILLSFYRKVKPAALGWRNLLNKYPQEQQEQGQLPLEIALMLTGSIMVYAALFAVGFWIYGNVLSAVIASIVALAGGLIIIRSWKKLKMT; encoded by the coding sequence ATGCATATCTCCCTGATCGATTGGGCCATCATTTTGGCTTTCTTCCTGATTTCCATGTTAATTGGGGTTTTGACTTCCCGTAAAGCTGGATCATCCGCCAAAGAATTCTTCCTATCGGGAAGAAATATGCCTTGGTGGTTGCTTGGCGTATCCATGGTAGCTACCACTTTTTCAGCAGACACTCCCAATTTGGTGACCGATATAGTCAGAAAAGATGGCGTATCGGGAAACTGGGTGTGGTGGGCTTTTCTACTCACCGGCATGTTGACAGTATTCGTCTATGCCAAATTATGGAGAAGGTCAGAAGTGACCACAGATCTGGAGTTTTATGAATTGCGCTATGGAGGCAAGCCTGCTGCTTTTCTAAGGGCTTTCCGTGCGATTTACCTGGGTGTATTTTTTAATGTGGTCATCATGGCGACCGTATCTTTGGCAGCCATCAAAATTGGAGGGGTTATGTTGGGCCTTGCGCCTTGGGAAACATTGCTGTTGGCATCCTTAGTAACTGTGATTTATAGTTCCCTGGGTGGATTAAAAGGAGTGTTGTTAACAGATTTTTTCCAGTTTTTCATTGCCATGGCAGGGGCAATAGGTGCAGCCATTTATGTATTGGATATGCCGGAAATTGGATCCTTGGATAATCTCCTCAGCCATCCAAATGTTGCAGATAAACTCAACCTATTTCCCGATTTCAATGATTGGAATCTCGTTATTCCCTTGCTGATTATGCCTTTGGCCATTCAGTGGTGGGCTACCTGGTATCCTGGAGCAGAGCCAGGTGGAGGAGGCTATATCGCCCAAAGGATGCTTTCTGCAAAAGATGAAAAAAATGCAATCGGTGCGACATTGTTCTTCAACATTGCCCACTATGCCATGAGGCCCTGGCCCTGGATTATTATTGCGCTTTCCTCTCTGATTATTTTCCCTCAGGTTTCGGATATGCAGGAGGCTTTTCCTCATATTCCTGTAGATAAATTGGGAAATGATCTGGCTTATTCTGCGATGCTCACTTTCCTGCCTACTGGATTGATTGGCATTGTCCTTGCCTCACTGATTGCAGCGGTGATGTCCACGCTCTCTACACATCTCAATTGGGGTTCTTCTTACGTGGTCAATGATTTCTACTTGAGGTTCTTAAGGCCAGAGGCCTCTGATAAGGAACTGGTAGCCGTAGGCAGAATTTCCACGGTGTTGCTGATGGTATTGGCTGCGGTTTTGGCACTTGCGCTTTCTTCTGCCTTGGAGGCTTTCAAGATCCTTTTGCAGATAGGTGCAGGGACTGGTTTGATTTTTATTCTCAGATGGTTTTGGTGGAGGATCAATGCCTATACCGAGATTGCTGCGATGATCATATCCTTTATGGTGGCCATTTTCTTTGAAAGTATCAATCCAAGAATGGGGATCATTGAGATTCCAGAACACCAAGATTATTTAAAACTGCTTTATGGAGTTGGTATTACCACCATTGGCTGGGTGTTGGTAACCCTCTTTACCCAGCCTGAAAAGGATGAAATACTCCTGTCTTTTTATAGGAAAGTAAAACCAGCGGCTTTAGGATGGAGAAACCTTCTTAACAAATATCCACAAGAGCAACAGGAACAAGGACAACTTCCTTTGGAAATAGCTTTGATGTTAACCGGCTCCATTATGGTGTATGCAGCCCTCTTCGCTGTTGGCTTCTGGATTTATGGGAATGTGCTTTCTGCAGTTATAGCCAGTATTGTCGCTTTGGCAGGAGGGCTGATTATTATCAGAAGCTGGAAAAAACTTAAAATGACCTAA
- a CDS encoding lysophospholipid acyltransferase family protein codes for MKSKKRPLFKRIKYDMLYRLVKTLLFLSSITPRRLMLRHCGFLGGLAYYLVGDARKKTRKHLQLVYGDRFSEEEIQKMAKRVFVMIGKNAADIFRSVNMFELEDFKKVVQVSGEEHLDEAMKSKQGVIILTAHVGAFELVGTYLALMDYKPQIIGTQQKDPRLNQLMMENRRRRGAEAIERGKDTLKVVRNLKSGGLVAMLIDQDTKVKSVFVDFMGMPASTPIGAALFALRTGAKVIPIGIHLDENHVQQLRIYPEVKIHVSGNEEEDLWINTQALSKATEKLIEADPTQWVWMHERWKTQPA; via the coding sequence ATGAAGTCTAAAAAAAGGCCCCTATTTAAGCGGATCAAATATGATATGCTTTACCGTTTGGTGAAGACATTACTTTTTTTGTCCAGTATCACTCCAAGGAGGTTGATGCTTCGCCATTGTGGTTTTTTGGGAGGTTTGGCTTACTATCTGGTTGGAGATGCCAGGAAAAAGACACGCAAACATCTTCAACTGGTCTATGGAGACAGGTTTTCTGAAGAAGAGATCCAAAAGATGGCCAAGCGGGTTTTCGTGATGATCGGGAAAAATGCAGCGGATATTTTTCGCTCAGTCAACATGTTTGAGTTAGAAGATTTCAAAAAAGTGGTACAGGTTTCTGGAGAGGAACACCTGGATGAGGCGATGAAGTCTAAGCAAGGTGTGATCATCCTGACGGCTCATGTTGGTGCATTTGAATTGGTCGGAACTTACCTGGCTTTGATGGATTATAAGCCTCAGATCATTGGTACACAACAGAAGGATCCCAGGTTGAACCAATTGATGATGGAAAACCGGCGTAGAAGGGGGGCAGAGGCAATTGAAAGAGGAAAGGATACCCTGAAGGTGGTTAGAAACCTTAAATCCGGGGGATTAGTGGCCATGTTGATTGATCAGGATACCAAGGTAAAAAGTGTTTTTGTAGATTTTATGGGGATGCCCGCTTCTACTCCTATTGGAGCGGCCTTATTTGCCTTACGAACCGGTGCAAAAGTAATTCCAATAGGCATTCACTTGGATGAAAATCATGTCCAACAGTTAAGGATTTATCCTGAGGTAAAAATTCATGTTTCAGGAAATGAAGAAGAGGATTTATGGATAAACACCCAGGCGCTTTCCAAGGCTACTGAAAAACTTATTGAAGCCGACCCTACCCAGTGGGTCTGGATGCATGAACGCTGGAAGACCCAGCCTGCTTGA
- a CDS encoding GNAT family N-acetyltransferase produces MASIDIVKVDIKDLNTLQTIAKQTFIDAFEKANSPEHFQKYLDQAFSLEKLTTELLEPRSEFYFAKKGEHVLAYLKLNFGSAKNELQDGDAVEIERIYVSQAFQGQKIGELLLQKSIQIAKERMAAYLWLGVWSENPNAIRFYKKHGFVPFGEHVFQLGDDAQTDILMKLELKD; encoded by the coding sequence ATGGCTTCTATTGATATTGTAAAAGTTGACATCAAAGACCTTAATACTTTGCAAACTATTGCAAAGCAGACATTTATTGATGCCTTCGAAAAAGCCAATTCACCGGAGCACTTCCAAAAATATTTGGATCAAGCTTTTTCCTTGGAAAAATTAACGACAGAGTTACTTGAACCTAGGAGTGAATTTTATTTTGCCAAAAAAGGAGAACATGTTTTGGCTTACCTTAAACTCAATTTTGGGTCAGCCAAAAATGAGTTACAAGATGGGGATGCGGTAGAAATAGAAAGAATTTATGTGTCCCAAGCTTTTCAAGGTCAAAAAATAGGTGAATTACTTTTACAAAAATCTATTCAAATCGCAAAGGAAAGAATGGCTGCTTATCTTTGGCTGGGGGTTTGGAGTGAAAACCCTAATGCCATCCGTTTTTACAAAAAACATGGATTTGTGCCTTTCGGTGAACATGTTTTCCAATTGGGGGATGATGCCCAAACTGACATACTTATGAAGTTGGAATTGAAGGATTGA
- a CDS encoding IS256 family transposase, translated as MKKEDLLNDDFLKQFRTAGELNSFLQQLQKRAVEKMLEGELDAHLGYEKHQNSDNPNSRNGYSTKTIKNTFGEAEIRVPRDRDGSFEPALVPKRRSMAEGVENVIISMYAKGMSNQDIEEQIRELYDINVSSSTISRVTGAVAEDIVAWRNRPLDPVYLIVWMDGISFKVRENSKVVNKTVYIAVGLRTNGLKEILGLWLGKNESSAFWMGVLTDLKARGVEDILITATDNLNGFTDTIKASFPQSVTQICVVHQIRNACRYVAWKDRRAFTRDMKEIYTAPTKDAAWAALNDFAKKWESKYAYAIKSWRDNWDELTVFFDYPAEIRKIIYTTNLIENLNGKIRKYTKNKLSFPTDDAVMKSVFLAAREASKKWTMPIRDWGAILNSFLLIFGDRVRLLDT; from the coding sequence ATGAAAAAAGAAGATCTCCTAAATGATGACTTCCTCAAGCAGTTCAGGACTGCCGGGGAGCTTAATTCCTTCCTTCAACAGCTTCAGAAAAGAGCCGTTGAGAAAATGCTTGAAGGCGAGCTGGATGCCCATCTTGGCTATGAAAAGCATCAGAATTCCGATAATCCCAATTCAAGGAACGGCTATTCCACCAAAACAATAAAAAACACATTTGGGGAAGCTGAAATCAGAGTCCCAAGAGACAGGGACGGCAGCTTTGAGCCTGCCCTTGTGCCCAAACGCAGAAGCATGGCGGAGGGCGTTGAAAACGTGATCATTTCCATGTATGCCAAGGGAATGTCAAACCAGGACATCGAAGAACAGATCCGGGAGCTTTATGACATCAATGTTTCCTCCTCCACCATCTCAAGGGTTACCGGTGCCGTAGCGGAGGATATTGTTGCATGGAGAAACAGGCCGCTTGACCCTGTATACCTGATCGTTTGGATGGATGGTATATCCTTCAAAGTCAGGGAGAACTCCAAAGTGGTCAACAAGACCGTTTATATTGCCGTTGGCCTCAGAACTAACGGCCTTAAAGAGATCCTAGGCCTTTGGCTTGGCAAGAATGAATCTTCGGCTTTCTGGATGGGGGTACTCACCGACCTGAAAGCCAGAGGGGTTGAAGATATTCTCATAACGGCAACTGACAACCTGAACGGGTTTACTGATACGATAAAAGCTTCATTCCCCCAATCAGTCACTCAGATATGTGTCGTCCACCAGATCAGAAACGCATGTAGATATGTCGCATGGAAAGACCGCAGGGCGTTTACAAGGGATATGAAGGAAATTTATACCGCCCCTACAAAAGATGCTGCTTGGGCTGCCCTGAACGATTTTGCCAAAAAATGGGAATCCAAATACGCTTATGCCATCAAAAGCTGGAGGGACAACTGGGATGAACTCACCGTTTTCTTCGATTACCCGGCTGAAATCCGTAAAATCATCTATACCACCAACCTGATTGAAAATCTCAATGGAAAGATCAGAAAATACACCAAAAACAAGCTCTCTTTCCCGACAGATGATGCCGTAATGAAGTCTGTTTTCCTGGCTGCAAGAGAAGCATCGAAAAAATGGACTATGCCTATCAGAGACTGGGGAGCTATTCTTAACAGTTTCCTGCTTATATTTGGTGATAGGGTCAGGCTTCTTGATACCTGA
- a CDS encoding DinB family protein codes for MKRSVKLPVVFVCLFGFYVIHSVVVGQTTMEEFLSKWEAGKQFSLEVVDKMPQELFDYKPEASGMSFREQVTHFASAIAGISQRFLNGRDPGFDIGAKPTTKAELRAFVEACYDYGTKTFKSLGMADLEEKVEIFGTAATRREVIALIDDHCTHHRGAAVSYIRANGIEPPRYRGMGM; via the coding sequence ATGAAAAGATCTGTTAAATTACCTGTAGTCTTTGTATGCCTATTCGGCTTTTATGTTATTCATTCTGTGGTAGTCGGACAAACAACCATGGAAGAGTTTTTGAGCAAATGGGAGGCAGGCAAGCAATTCAGCCTAGAAGTAGTGGACAAGATGCCCCAGGAGCTTTTTGACTATAAACCTGAAGCCTCCGGCATGAGTTTCCGGGAGCAGGTAACACACTTTGCCTCAGCGATAGCAGGTATAAGCCAGCGTTTTCTCAATGGGCGGGATCCTGGTTTTGACATCGGCGCTAAGCCAACTACCAAAGCCGAATTGAGGGCATTTGTGGAGGCTTGTTATGATTATGGCACTAAAACTTTTAAAAGTTTGGGGATGGCGGATTTGGAAGAAAAAGTGGAAATCTTTGGAACTGCCGCAACCAGAAGAGAAGTAATTGCCCTGATCGATGACCACTGTACGCATCACCGAGGAGCGGCCGTGTCCTACATCAGGGCGAATGGCATTGAACCGCCAAGGTATAGGGGAATGGGCATGTAA
- a CDS encoding nitroreductase family protein codes for MEKPDFNIEEVNKIIRGRRSMFVAQFKENDPVDDAIIEEILENANWAPTHKLTEPWRFTVFTGEGLKKLGDFQAELYKERATKSGNFMEATYQKLKENPLKASHVIVLKMKRDLKANLPVMEEIAAVAMAVQNMYLTAAAHGLACYWGTGGMTYWPEAKEWLGLDEEDMMMGYFYVAKPATDRWPAGKRKPVSEKTEWVRE; via the coding sequence ATGGAAAAGCCTGATTTTAATATCGAAGAAGTCAATAAAATCATCCGCGGCCGTAGGTCCATGTTTGTGGCCCAATTCAAAGAAAACGACCCGGTGGATGACGCTATCATCGAAGAAATATTGGAAAATGCCAATTGGGCACCTACGCACAAACTCACTGAACCTTGGCGTTTTACCGTATTCACAGGGGAAGGATTGAAAAAACTGGGAGATTTCCAAGCTGAACTGTATAAAGAAAGGGCCACTAAAAGCGGCAACTTTATGGAGGCCACATACCAAAAACTAAAAGAAAATCCGCTTAAAGCATCCCATGTGATCGTCCTCAAAATGAAAAGGGACCTAAAGGCAAACCTTCCTGTCATGGAAGAAATTGCTGCTGTAGCCATGGCCGTTCAGAATATGTACCTGACAGCTGCTGCCCATGGATTGGCCTGTTATTGGGGAACCGGTGGCATGACCTACTGGCCTGAGGCCAAAGAATGGTTGGGGTTGGATGAAGAAGACATGATGATGGGTTATTTTTACGTGGCCAAACCAGCTACAGACAGGTGGCCTGCCGGTAAAAGAAAACCTGTATCAGAAAAAACAGAGTGGGTGAGGGAATAA
- a CDS encoding GMC oxidoreductase has product MANFNIDAKQNMTYDAIVIGSGISGGWAAKELCEKGLKTLVLERGRMVEHVKDYPTMNLDPWDMELRGGLTPELQKKHYKGGRSGFIGETNEHFHANDLENPYTEVKPFMWVRAHQMGGRSILWGKQCYRWSDLDFEANAKDGHGVDWPIRYRDIEPWYTYVEKFAGISGDPLGLPHLPDSHFLPPMELNCVEKHIKSRIEKDYPGRHLIIGRVAHLTVPLNGRGKCQYRNRCDRGCPYGAYFSSNAVTLPAANATGNLTIRPFSIVQSIIYDEEKGKASGVRIIDAETNEVMEYYARIIFCNASALSSTQILLNSTSNRFPNGLGNDSGELGHNLMDHTYRIGAMGVVEGFEDQYYKGRRPNGIYIPRYVNLDEKTKSDKFVRGFGFQGGGGRSGWGAGANLEDFGGDFKDSLMKPGPWEFFITGFAECLPYHENKVYLNKDVLDKWGQPTLSIDCEWKENEKALNKQIRQDAKEMLERAGLKDIVDFDNQHEPGFGIHEMGTARMGRDPKTSVLNGTNQVHACKNVFVTDGACMTSSSCVNPSLTYMALTARAANHAVSELKKLNL; this is encoded by the coding sequence ATGGCCAATTTTAATATTGATGCAAAACAAAATATGACTTATGATGCGATCGTCATAGGTTCAGGCATCAGCGGTGGCTGGGCGGCTAAGGAGCTTTGTGAAAAAGGTTTAAAAACCTTGGTCCTGGAAAGAGGAAGAATGGTGGAGCATGTCAAAGATTACCCAACCATGAACCTGGATCCCTGGGATATGGAGCTGAGAGGAGGCCTTACTCCTGAACTCCAGAAGAAGCATTATAAAGGGGGCAGATCAGGATTTATTGGTGAAACCAACGAGCATTTCCATGCCAATGACCTGGAAAACCCTTACACCGAAGTCAAACCTTTCATGTGGGTCCGTGCCCATCAGATGGGAGGCAGGTCCATTCTGTGGGGCAAGCAATGCTACCGATGGTCAGATTTGGATTTTGAAGCCAATGCCAAAGATGGACATGGGGTGGACTGGCCAATCCGGTACAGAGACATTGAACCTTGGTATACTTATGTAGAAAAATTTGCAGGAATCAGTGGTGATCCGCTTGGACTTCCACATTTGCCGGACAGTCATTTTTTGCCCCCCATGGAGTTGAATTGTGTGGAGAAACACATCAAAAGCAGGATAGAAAAAGATTATCCCGGTAGGCATTTGATCATCGGAAGGGTGGCTCATTTGACGGTTCCCTTAAATGGAAGGGGAAAATGTCAGTACCGCAACCGCTGTGACAGGGGCTGCCCATATGGCGCATATTTTAGCAGCAATGCCGTCACTTTGCCCGCTGCCAATGCCACAGGGAATCTCACCATCAGGCCATTTTCTATTGTTCAATCCATTATTTATGACGAAGAAAAAGGCAAAGCAAGTGGAGTAAGGATCATTGATGCCGAAACCAATGAAGTGATGGAATATTATGCCAGGATCATATTTTGCAATGCTTCCGCATTGAGTTCAACCCAGATCTTGCTGAATTCTACCTCCAACCGCTTCCCCAATGGACTTGGTAATGATAGCGGTGAACTGGGGCATAACCTGATGGACCATACTTACAGAATTGGAGCCATGGGTGTGGTGGAGGGTTTTGAAGACCAATACTATAAGGGAAGAAGACCCAATGGCATTTATATTCCCCGCTATGTAAACCTGGACGAAAAAACTAAGTCAGATAAATTTGTCCGTGGTTTTGGTTTCCAGGGTGGAGGAGGAAGAAGTGGATGGGGTGCCGGTGCCAATCTCGAGGATTTTGGAGGAGATTTCAAAGACAGCCTGATGAAGCCAGGACCATGGGAATTTTTCATTACAGGCTTTGCTGAGTGCCTTCCTTATCATGAAAACAAAGTGTACCTCAACAAAGATGTTTTGGACAAATGGGGGCAACCAACACTTTCTATAGACTGTGAATGGAAGGAAAATGAAAAAGCCCTCAACAAACAGATACGTCAAGATGCCAAAGAAATGCTAGAGAGAGCAGGACTGAAGGATATTGTGGACTTTGATAACCAACATGAGCCCGGATTTGGTATCCATGAGATGGGTACTGCCAGGATGGGCAGGGATCCCAAAACTTCGGTTTTGAACGGTACCAATCAGGTGCATGCCTGTAAAAATGTATTTGTTACGGATGGTGCATGTATGACCTCCTCTTCCTGTGTCAATCCTTCCTTGACCTATATGGCGCTGACCGCAAGGGCTGCCAACCATGCCGTTTCCGAATTGAAAAAACTTAACCTATGA
- a CDS encoding Nif3-like dinuclear metal center hexameric protein, translating into MAAVGLTGLPLSAFAGKGSNKMTIREIIEILIRDISGAPFERTVDQLRSGSMDKVATGIVTTMFPTLEVVEKTAKIGANLIVAHETLYYNHQDETDWLEEDEVFQYKKALIEKHQIAIWRFHDYWHRRKPDGIAEGNLKKLGWEKFYNPESPRLLILPQPQPLREILSHIKERFEIPQLRLVGDLDQSCQSIYLAFGAIDSRMIIAAMQEYQPDLILSGETREWETVERVRDGRLMGKNTALMILGHELSEAPGMEFAAEWIQEKIPGIPVNYIASGNPFQFF; encoded by the coding sequence ATGGCAGCAGTAGGGCTCACGGGTTTACCCTTATCTGCTTTTGCGGGTAAAGGAAGTAATAAAATGACTATCAGAGAGATCATTGAGATACTCATCAGAGATATCTCTGGGGCTCCTTTTGAAAGGACCGTGGACCAGTTAAGATCCGGCAGCATGGATAAGGTAGCCACCGGAATTGTCACCACCATGTTTCCTACCTTAGAAGTCGTTGAGAAGACCGCAAAAATCGGTGCCAACCTCATTGTAGCCCATGAGACCCTCTACTACAATCATCAGGATGAGACGGATTGGCTCGAAGAAGATGAAGTATTTCAATACAAAAAAGCACTTATAGAGAAGCATCAAATCGCCATTTGGCGCTTTCATGATTATTGGCACAGGAGAAAGCCTGACGGGATAGCAGAAGGTAATCTCAAGAAATTGGGTTGGGAAAAATTCTACAACCCTGAATCACCGAGACTTTTGATTTTACCCCAACCTCAGCCTTTAAGGGAGATTCTCTCCCATATCAAAGAACGATTTGAGATTCCACAACTTCGTCTGGTAGGAGATTTGGACCAATCTTGTCAAAGTATTTATCTTGCCTTTGGAGCGATTGACAGCAGGATGATCATCGCTGCTATGCAGGAATATCAACCAGACCTTATCCTAAGTGGGGAGACCAGGGAATGGGAAACAGTAGAAAGGGTAAGGGACGGCAGGTTGATGGGAAAAAATACGGCCTTGATGATTTTGGGACATGAACTCAGTGAAGCCCCGGGAATGGAGTTCGCCGCTGAATGGATCCAAGAAAAAATACCCGGAATTCCTGTAAATTATATTGCCTCCGGAAATCCATTTCAGTTTTTTTGA
- a CDS encoding DUF4256 domain-containing protein, whose product MSQNKMLITEEKEGLLEILESRFLKNMHRHPNLVWENIAEKLKLDPSKLLALHMMEATGGEPDVVSFNEETKEYLFIDCSAETPTGRRGICYDQEALNARKANKPHHSAKGMAESMGVKLLTEAQYFSLQTLGDFDTKTSSWLDTPIDIRKKGGAIFGDKRYGRTFIYHNGADSYYAVRGFRSCLWV is encoded by the coding sequence ATGAGCCAAAACAAAATGCTTATAACCGAGGAAAAGGAGGGTTTGCTGGAAATCCTTGAAAGCCGCTTTCTGAAAAACATGCACCGCCATCCCAATTTGGTCTGGGAAAATATTGCAGAAAAATTAAAACTTGATCCATCAAAGTTACTTGCGCTCCATATGATGGAGGCAACGGGTGGAGAACCCGATGTGGTAAGCTTCAATGAAGAAACCAAGGAATACCTTTTTATCGACTGCTCAGCAGAAACTCCCACCGGGCGGAGAGGCATTTGTTATGATCAGGAAGCCCTGAATGCCAGAAAAGCCAATAAACCACATCACAGTGCAAAAGGAATGGCTGAATCCATGGGGGTAAAACTTTTGACGGAAGCGCAGTATTTTAGCTTGCAGACATTAGGCGACTTCGATACCAAGACCTCTTCCTGGCTGGATACTCCTATAGACATCAGGAAAAAAGGAGGCGCTATCTTTGGGGACAAGCGCTATGGGAGAACTTTTATCTATCACAATGGTGCGGACTCGTATTATGCCGTAAGAGGTTTTCGGAGTTGTTTATGGGTTTGA
- a CDS encoding gliding motility lipoprotein GldD: MSKRFVIYITLLLVAVGCEGDYLPKPMGYNRIDLPGREFITLENGKPYSFQHSVHALVEPDSFNLQETAWINLNYKSLGGKVHFTYLELDTQGKDIKTVVNDAINLTAKHQIKAYGIEESVLRTPKGYTGVVAELSGEVPTQFQFFVTDSTRNFLRGALYFNTAMKNDSLAPVIEYIKVDMAHLINTLEFKN; this comes from the coding sequence ATGTCAAAGCGATTCGTCATATATATTACTTTGCTGTTGGTAGCTGTGGGATGTGAAGGCGATTACCTGCCCAAACCAATGGGTTATAACCGTATCGACCTGCCAGGAAGGGAGTTTATTACTTTGGAAAATGGAAAACCTTACAGCTTTCAACACTCCGTACATGCTTTGGTAGAACCAGATTCCTTCAATTTACAGGAAACTGCTTGGATCAACCTCAATTACAAAAGTTTGGGGGGAAAGGTGCATTTTACCTACCTCGAATTGGATACCCAGGGAAAGGACATCAAAACCGTGGTCAATGATGCCATCAACTTGACTGCCAAACATCAGATCAAAGCCTACGGTATTGAAGAATCTGTATTGAGAACGCCTAAAGGCTATACAGGAGTGGTCGCCGAACTGAGCGGAGAAGTCCCTACCCAGTTCCAGTTTTTTGTGACTGATTCTACCAGGAATTTTTTAAGGGGAGCACTTTACTTTAATACCGCCATGAAAAATGATTCCCTTGCTCCTGTGATAGAATACATCAAAGTGGATATGGCACATTTGATCAATACGCTTGAGTTTAAGAATTAA
- a CDS encoding gluconate 2-dehydrogenase subunit 3 family protein produces MNRRNALRKTALLAGSAVAAPSLFSLLQSCKKQSRLEWTPVFLSEDQARFVSAFVDTLLPRTDTPGALDVKTDIFLDLVFAKTYDAKAQENVVNEIKKFNEECKQRHGKVFADLNMEDRKAVFKSKEAESPKFNPKVWGTAVGEQKPVGFYRSLKSMALWGYFSSEEIGMKHLNYDPVPGEYRGCVPLSEIGNTWSL; encoded by the coding sequence ATGAACAGGAGAAATGCATTAAGAAAGACAGCCCTTTTGGCAGGTTCTGCGGTTGCCGCTCCCTCATTATTTTCACTGCTCCAATCCTGTAAAAAGCAAAGCAGATTGGAATGGACACCGGTGTTTCTAAGTGAGGACCAGGCAAGATTTGTTTCTGCCTTTGTAGATACTTTACTGCCAAGAACTGATACTCCGGGGGCTTTGGATGTGAAAACGGATATTTTTTTGGATTTGGTATTTGCCAAAACTTATGATGCCAAGGCTCAGGAGAATGTGGTGAATGAAATAAAAAAATTCAACGAGGAATGTAAACAGCGCCACGGCAAGGTCTTTGCGGATTTAAATATGGAAGATAGAAAGGCTGTTTTTAAAAGTAAAGAAGCTGAGTCTCCCAAGTTCAATCCCAAAGTTTGGGGAACAGCTGTTGGAGAGCAAAAACCCGTTGGGTTTTACCGCAGTTTGAAATCAATGGCTTTATGGGGATATTTCTCATCCGAAGAAATAGGCATGAAACACCTCAATTATGATCCTGTGCCGGGAGAATATAGAGGATGTGTTCCCCTTTCGGAAATAGGAAATACCTGGAGTTTGTAA